In one window of Sciurus carolinensis chromosome X, mSciCar1.2, whole genome shotgun sequence DNA:
- the Vamp7 gene encoding vesicle-associated membrane protein 7 isoform X2 has product MAILFAVVARGTTILAKHAWCGGNFLEVTEQILAKIPSENNKLTYSHGNYLFHYICQDRIVYLCITDDDFERSRAFNFLNEVKKRFQTTYGSRAQTALPYAMNSEFSSVLAAQLKHHSENKSLDKVVETQAQVDELKGIMVRNIDLVAQRGERLELLIDKTENLVDSVSMEYDNIF; this is encoded by the exons ATGGCCattctttttgctgttgttgccAGGGGAACCACTATCCTTGCCAAACATGCTTGGTGTGGAGGAAACTTCCTGGAGGTGACAGAGCAGATTCTGGCTAAGATACCTTCTGAAAATAACAAACTAACATACTCACATGGCAA TTATTTGTTTCATTACATCTGCCAAGACAGGATTGTATATCTTTGTATCACTGATGAT GACTTTGAACGTTCCCGAGCCTTCAATTTTTTGAATGAGGTAAAGAAGAGGTTCCAGACAACTTATGGCTCAAGGGCACAGACAGCACTTCCATATGCCATGAATAGCGAGTTCTCAAGTGTCTTGGCTGCACAACTG AAGCATCACTCTGAGAATAAGAGCCTAGACAAAGTGGTGGAGACTCAAGCCCAAGTGGATGAACTGAAAGGAATCATGGTCAGAAACATAG ATCTAGTAGCTCAGCGTGGAGAAAGATTGGAATTATTGatagataaaacagaaaatctcgtgGATTCAGTAAGTATGGaatatgataatattttttaG
- the Vamp7 gene encoding vesicle-associated membrane protein 7 isoform X1, with product MQWGVPSRRPGDDGGWQGRGVDKKIDSMAILFAVVARGTTILAKHAWCGGNFLEVTEQILAKIPSENNKLTYSHGNYLFHYICQDRIVYLCITDDDFERSRAFNFLNEVKKRFQTTYGSRAQTALPYAMNSEFSSVLAAQLKHHSENKSLDKVVETQAQVDELKGIMVRNIDLVAQRGERLELLIDKTENLVDSVSMEYDNIF from the exons ATGCAGTGGGGCGTGCCCTCCCGGAGGCCAGGAGACGACGGAGGATGGCAGGGCCGAGGTGTAGATAAGAAG atTGACAGCATGGCCattctttttgctgttgttgccAGGGGAACCACTATCCTTGCCAAACATGCTTGGTGTGGAGGAAACTTCCTGGAGGTGACAGAGCAGATTCTGGCTAAGATACCTTCTGAAAATAACAAACTAACATACTCACATGGCAA TTATTTGTTTCATTACATCTGCCAAGACAGGATTGTATATCTTTGTATCACTGATGAT GACTTTGAACGTTCCCGAGCCTTCAATTTTTTGAATGAGGTAAAGAAGAGGTTCCAGACAACTTATGGCTCAAGGGCACAGACAGCACTTCCATATGCCATGAATAGCGAGTTCTCAAGTGTCTTGGCTGCACAACTG AAGCATCACTCTGAGAATAAGAGCCTAGACAAAGTGGTGGAGACTCAAGCCCAAGTGGATGAACTGAAAGGAATCATGGTCAGAAACATAG ATCTAGTAGCTCAGCGTGGAGAAAGATTGGAATTATTGatagataaaacagaaaatctcgtgGATTCAGTAAGTATGGaatatgataatattttttaG